From the genome of Solanum dulcamara chromosome 12, daSolDulc1.2, whole genome shotgun sequence:
TTGATGTATCATTTATGAGGGGTAACTACAACTCGCATAATAATCTACAGATCATAGAAAACCCTAGTTCAACAAAAATTCCTCACTTgttcattttattaaaaaaagaaaaaaaaagaaaccgAGTACCCCCAAttcatatattatttcatcaaataaaaACTACAATCTCAAAACACCCACATTCTAGAAGTTGGCCTCTTCTATTGATGAGTCGTAACTAACGAGACGTAGAATAATCAATGAGTCATAAGCAAACTCGTACAAGTCATTTCTTGTGTAGGTTCAACTACTAAAATTGAAGGCTCCTTGACGAAGGGTAACTACGCCTCATAGAATtatctacgaatcatagaaaaCCCTCGCCtgaaaaaaaatcttcaagttCAGTGGGTGAACTTACACAGGCAGCACAGCAATCAAATTCAATCACCCCTTTTTAGTCAATTTAAAcataaattcattaaaaattcaGAACCCCAGTTTACACATCCGTTCAATGATCGAATTTTGAAATCTCAAAACCCTAACTTGGAAACAATCATTCCTTATAGTCCTACTACACTATGAGATCGAGTATGACATGGTTGAAGTATATTAATATGAGGATTTCACTTACCACACTTCAAAATTTTGATCCTTAGATTGTTAGACTGGGACTTTTAATATAGTGTAGAGCTTAGGAAACTAGAGTATCTTAGGTTGTGTTGAATCTTCAATGGAAGGAACAGATCTATGGGTGGTTTTGGGATAGATAAGAAATTGGAGAGGTAGTTTTTGGAGGAAGGTGAAAGGTGGTGTTGATGCATAGGAAACGTTTGAGTGGATATTTGAAAGTCCCCTTTCTTATTTCATTCATCACGAGTCAGGTTGGTTGGTTTTATTATGCGAAATAGCTAGTTACAACTTGTAATAGTTATTACAGGTCATAAACTGGCTTCTTAATCACCTTAACACTTAGGTTTATTTAAGAAAACATACCTGGAGTCTATGAGTGTAggctacgagtcatagaagtttctatgggtcatagagtATAGTCGTAAACTTAAAGCTACGTCATATTTTGAATCTAGATTTTGATGAGTCAAGTTTACAagccgtagaagtttctaccaCCCGTATAATAACTCGTGTGTCTCTCTGAGTCAATTTTAGTTTCCAGTGTTTTAAATTCGACATAAGCACGTACCCAACCTTTGGCCTATTTTTTGTGCTTTTTGTGACTCTAATTTGACATGGACCCTAAAAAGGTTTATCCTATCctaaaaatatgagaataaaaaaagacaaaataaaattaaactaaatgaaataaatagatTGGGTTGCCTCCAAAATAGCGTTTGATATAACGTCACGGCACAATATAGATATGCTTAGTTACTCAAACTTCACTAAGCTTCCATGGTTCCACAGTTTTGATTTCATCCTCTATGCCCATGTATGCTTTGATTCATTGGCCATTAACTTTGACCTTTataccatccttcttttctaGTTCCATGCTTCCACGTTTTtgatttcatcctttgttcccaTGTATGCTTTGATTCGTTTGACATTAACTTTGAACTtcgtaccatccttcttttctaGTTTGACCATACCATGTGGAAAGGCTTAACTCACTTTAAGTGGCCCTAACCATTCACTTGAGTTTGCCAGGAAATAAATGCATCCTTGAATTGAAAAGAAGGACCAAGTATCCAGGCACAAATGTTTgcttttcaatcttttggtcGTGGTATTTCTTCATTCGCTCTTTGTACAAGGTGCACTTTTGTGTGCATTTAAGCGAAACTTGTCGAGctcatttatttgattcatcctaTGTTTAGATTCGGAATCCCAATCCATGTTCAATATCTTCAATTCCCACATAGCTTTGTGTTCCAACTCTACTGGCAGATGACAAGATTTCTCAAAGACAAGTTGATAAGGTGACATACCTATAAGAGTCTTGAATACAGTGTTGTAAGACCATAGAGCATCATCAAGATTCCTTAACTAATCCTTTCTTGTTGCACTCACCTTCTTTGCAAATATTTGCTTGATTTCACAATTTGAGACTTTAACTTGTCCACTAGTTTGTGGGTGATAAGGAGTTGCTACACTATGTCGAACCTAATACTTTTCAAGTAATGCTTTGAATAATCGGTTGCAAAAGTGGGAACCTCTATCGCTGATTATTGCCCTTGGTGTACCATATCTtgagaatatattttttcttgagGAAGGTGGTGATACTTCTTGCTTCAATATTGGGAAGTGCAACATCTTCTACCCATTTAGACATGTAGTTGTCTGCTACAAGGATGTATTTCATTCCACTCAAACTCACAAAAGGGCCCATGAAGTCAATTCCCCATACGTCGAATAATTCGATGACTAGAATAGGAGTGAGTATGGGAGCTCGTGTTTCCTTGAAATTCCACCTTCCCTTTGACAAAGATCACAAGACTTGATGAAATCATGAGCGTCTTGATGAATTGTTGGCGAGTACTACCCATATTGTAGAATCTTGTTGGTTGTCCAGATACTACTATGATGGCCTCCAACGGGCGATGAATGGTATGCttccaaaatactcatcatctcTACTTCGGGTACACAGCGATGAATTATCCCATCAGCACACACACGGAACAAGTGTGGTTCTTCCTAAAAAAACATCTTCACATCATACTGAACTTGCGGCATTGGTGAACATTTAAATCGGGTGGTACTATATCATTTACCAAATAGTTGGAAATATCGACAAACCATGGAATTAAGTTATGTGATGCTGCCAATACATGTTCATTTTAAAAGGTGTCATCTATCTAAGCTCCATCTTCTAATTTTACCATTGCCTCTTCTTCAAGTCTAGAGAGGTAGTCCATAACTTGGTTTTCTTTCCCTTTTTGGTCTTTCACTTCAAAGTCAAACTCGTGTAACAGCAAGAACAATGAATAACCCTCGTCTTGGTATCATTCTATGCCATAAGATATCTCAATGCTACATGTTCTGTGTGTACAATGACTTTGGTGCCCAACAAGTAGGATCTAAACTTCTCAAAAGAGAACACAATGGCCTGCAACTCTTGTTTTGTCACGGTATAATTTCTTTGAGCAACATTAAGGGCTTCTTAGCATAGTTTATTAGATGTAGAATTTTCTCGTGCCTTTGTCCCAATACTATGCCAAGTGCTATTCCACTTGCATCGCACACGACTTCAAAGGGCTACTCCCAATCCGGTGCAATGATGATAGGGCCGATACTAACCTTTTCTTCAACTCTTCGAACTTTTAGACTAGCTTCATCAAAAAaaacttagagcccgtttggatgggcttaaaaaaagtaaattttatgtatgaagtgcttttagaactttgaagtactgaaagttatttttatcaataagcagttgagtgtttggataaaagtgcttaaatgaggaaaatgatgtgaattttagggttaaaagaatagaAAGGGTAGTTTcagaatttatttaaaatataagggatataaaagtaatttccatggtcaaagaaaatgactttaagtacttaaaaaaaaagttaggaattctaacttttcatttttgactgactttaagaactttatgacttaaagttagcattaggcaaacacgtccaaaagctaaaaaggggctttaagttggttttgaccaacttaaagcccatccaaatagGCTCTTTGTCTACTTCTCTAGTAGTTTGCGTAAAGGATGAGCTATTTTAGAGAAGTTTTTGATGAAGCGACGATAGAATCCGGCGTGCCTCAAGAAGCTTTGAATTCCTTTGATGGAGATGGGAGGGGGTAACTTTACGATTACCTCAATCTTTGCTCGATCTaccttaattaatttttgaaatcctGAGACCCAGCATTATGCCCTCTTTCACCATAAAGTGACACATCTCCCAATTTAGCACAAGGTTGCACTCATCACACCTTTTTAACACCTCTTGGAGATGAGCCAAGAAATCATCGAATGAGTCACCATCCATTGAAAAATCATACATGAAAACATCAATTGTATCTTCCACCATGTCCAAAAAGATAGACATCATACTATGTTGAAAGGTCGCCGGTGCATTACACAATCTGAATGGCAtcattttgaaagaaaatatccCATATGGGCATGTGAAAGTGGTCTTTTCTTGGTATTCAAGTGCTATACAGATCTGATTATAGCCTGAATAtccatcaagaaaatagtaccaaCCTTTGCCAATGAGATGGTCAAGCATCTGATCCATGAAAGACATTGGAAAGTGATCTTTTTCAGTCCATGAGTTGAGCTAGCGATAATCCATACACATACTCTAACTGGTAACAGGCCTcattaaaataagttcattctTTGCATTTGGCACAATAGTAATACCACCCTTTTTTGGTACATATTGAACATGACTTACTAAATTACTATCTGAGATTGGATAAACAACTCCAGCATCTAACCACGTGATGATCTCCCATTTGACTACCTCTTGCATAGGTTGGTTGAGACGTTATTGGTGTATAATGCTTGGTTTGGAATCTGGCATAAGTTGGATTTTATGAGTAAATATGCCTGATGGTATGCCTATAATGTCAACTATGGACCATCCTATTGCTCTTTTGAAATATCTCAAGACAGATATGAGAGCTTCTACCTACTTTTAGCAAATATCAACAGCTATTATGACCGGCAGCGTGTTGTTGGGTCCCAAAAATGCATATTACAAGTGAGATGGTAGCGCTTTGACTTCTAAAATTGGAGGTTCCTCGATGGATGGCTTCGCTGGTAGAGTTGCTCTATTCTTTAAGTCTAAGTCGAGTCTCTTAGGTGCATGATTGAAAGTCCCAAGTCCATTAAGTGCACATACAATCTCATCATACTCTCCAGTGTGATCTATATCAAAGTTCATGATGACAGAAGCTAGAGCTTCAACCCCTAACCTCTCTTCAATAGGTATTTCTGATTGCAAATCGTCAACAACATCAATCATGCAAATAACTCATAGATCATTATGATGCTTCATTGCTTGGCATACATCAAAGATAACCTCTTCATTGTTTAGTCAAAACTTTAGTTGGCCAGTTCATGTCTACCAAAGCACGTTCGGTTGCCAAGAATGGTCTACCCAGAATGATAGAAACATCAAAGTCTACCTCGCAATCAAGAATGATGAAGTCGGCAGAAAATATGAATGATTCGACCTTTACTAGAAGATCATAAATAATTCCCATGGGTTTTTTCACAGTATGATCTGCCATCAAGAGATGCATTAACTTTGATTTGGGGGCTCCTAAGCCCAATTGTCGAAACACTGTGAGTGGCATCAATTTAATGCTAGCACCCAAGTCACACAACATTTTTGCAAAGTTGAATACCTCAATGGTTCATGGTATGGTGAATGCACCTAGGTCTTCTTTAATTTGCACAAGGGAGCGAGTAGTGATTGCATTACAATGATGCACGTTATTGGTCAGTTCAAAACTTACCATTCTCTTCTTTGTGACAAGATCCTTCTTAAACTTTGTATATCCCGACATTTATTCTATTGCCTCTATCAAATGAACATTCACCGAAAGTTGTTTTAACATGGAGATAAACTTAAGGAACTTTCCATCTTTGactttcttttttaatctttGCAGAAAATGAGGAGGAGGTCTTGGCATTGGAATTAGAGTTAGAGCATCATATTTTGCATCGCCTGCTTTCTCACCATGCTATGCATCTCTTTTTTTAGGTTGTTTGGTGCTTAACTCTTTCCCTACTACTTCTTCCCTAATTTTTCTTtctgcttcatccttactaacAGCCACGTCGTTCACATCATCCTCAAATTTTTGATTCATTATGGAAAGATCATTTTGTATCCTTAAGATTATCCTCTGTTGTGTCATACTTTTACATCATCTTTTCCATTATGTCTTCGATTCTTGCAAGTACATATCCCCCATGTCTATTTCCAGGAGGGATGTATTCACcactattattgttatctctctttctctaatCTCCTTCTCTATCTTGCCTGCGGTTGTGATTATTGTATCTATTTCGATTGTAATTATTCTCGTGATTATAGTTTCCATCATGATTGTAGTTGTTTTCAtggttgtaatgaccctctcgattgaagttgttatagtttcGACTTTGATTTCCTTGACCTTGGCGCCAAGAATCCTAATTATATGCTTGGGCTTTAGTCCAGAAACCCCCCACTTAATCATTCACATAATAAGGACCTTCCTCATATCT
Proteins encoded in this window:
- the LOC129875768 gene encoding uncharacterized protein LOC129875768 produces the protein MLCDLGASIKLMPLTVFRQLGLGAPKSKLMHLLMADHTVKKPMGIIYDLLVKVESFIFSADFIILDCEVDFDVSIILGRPFLATEQIPIEERLGVEALASVIMNFDIDHTGEYDEIVCALNGLGTFNHAPKRLDLDLKNRATLPAKPSIEEPPILEVKALPSHL